In one window of Jatrophihabitans endophyticus DNA:
- the wecB gene encoding non-hydrolyzing UDP-N-acetylglucosamine 2-epimerase — translation MTGRIALVLGTRPEIIKLAPVARHLGARATSVWTGQHYDRALVDDIVAGCELPFPHVRLTGVGGRDRGRQMARMLTQLDRELRALAPAAVLVQGDTNSASAGAQAAHYLGIPVVHVEAGLRSYDRAMPEEINRSVISALADVHCCPTADNAANLVRAGVPMDAVHVTGNTIVEATLTALPDVRRRREIVRDLGLDDGGYVLTTLHRPENTDDPDRLRTIMTQLGALAVPVALPLHPRTAARLREHGVPMPDSVRPLPPLDHATFLSLAAQAALLVADSGGLQEEATVLGRPMVVVRRSTERPEAVAAGFAELTSPAGIGTAARRMLGPEVGARLAQQPSPFGDGHAGRRIADLALVAAGVAPSPSSGGAQRPLQVRHGGDGEVAHHPPAHVGGGTA, via the coding sequence GTGACCGGGCGGATCGCGCTGGTCCTCGGGACCCGGCCCGAGATCATCAAGCTCGCCCCGGTGGCCCGTCACCTCGGCGCGCGCGCGACGTCGGTGTGGACCGGGCAGCACTACGACCGCGCACTCGTCGACGACATCGTCGCCGGCTGCGAGCTGCCGTTCCCGCACGTCCGGCTGACCGGTGTCGGGGGTCGGGACCGCGGCCGCCAGATGGCGCGGATGCTCACCCAGCTCGATCGCGAGCTGCGCGCCCTGGCACCCGCCGCCGTGCTCGTGCAGGGCGACACGAACTCGGCCAGCGCCGGCGCGCAGGCGGCGCACTACCTGGGCATCCCGGTCGTGCACGTGGAGGCCGGCCTGCGCTCGTACGACCGCGCCATGCCCGAGGAGATCAACCGGTCGGTCATCAGCGCGCTGGCCGACGTCCACTGCTGCCCGACGGCGGACAACGCCGCGAACCTGGTGCGCGCCGGGGTACCGATGGACGCCGTCCACGTCACCGGCAACACGATCGTCGAGGCCACGCTCACGGCGTTGCCGGACGTGCGCCGCCGGCGCGAGATCGTGCGCGACCTCGGCCTGGACGACGGGGGCTACGTGCTCACTACGCTGCACCGCCCGGAGAACACCGACGACCCGGACCGGCTGCGGACGATCATGACGCAGCTGGGGGCGCTGGCCGTCCCGGTGGCGCTGCCGTTGCACCCGCGGACCGCGGCTCGGCTGCGCGAGCACGGCGTGCCGATGCCGGACTCCGTGCGACCGCTCCCGCCGTTGGACCACGCCACGTTCCTGTCCCTCGCCGCGCAGGCCGCGCTGCTCGTCGCCGACTCGGGGGGCCTGCAGGAGGAGGCCACCGTGCTCGGTCGACCCATGGTCGTCGTCCGCCGTAGCACCGAGCGACCCGAGGCCGTGGCGGCCGGTTTCGCCGAGCTCACCTCGCCCGCGGGGATCGGCACGGCCGCCCGCCGGATGCTGGGCCCAGAGGTCGGCGCGCGGCTCGCGCAGCAGCCCAGCCCCTTCGGCGACGGCCACGCCGGCCGTCGGATCGCCGACCTGGCCCTGGTCGCGGCCGGCGTCGCACCGTCACCGTCATCGGGTGGCGCGCAACGTCCGCTCCAGGTCCGCCACGGTGGTGACGGGGAGGTCGCACACCATCCCCCGGCACACGTAGGCGGCGGCACCGCCTGA
- a CDS encoding GGDEF domain-containing protein produces MHVDITATAAPAPDRDRPAGSARPSRYLDVAARSLSRLTDVGPMGLWAATRAADGQYTALRVTTRDGESLDRPPAARWADSVCFRMVKGIGPRVTPDIRTEPGYADSVLGHETGTRGYAGAPVVTPNGMLVGSLCGVSFAPLSTVQLREVARWRSVVEAHADLLGVEFQAELDRMDEARDHDRDDALRSRDKLTGLPDRRGWALLLTREDERCAAVAEPLGVVVVSLDGARTARALRRGVAALREVVTDDRPVVRLGGRQFGVLAPGSTTRTVRTLSAQVEDALGGTGLRPTSGWAMRADGTGACGAWRAAEQSQLVARRVARMP; encoded by the coding sequence ATGCACGTCGACATCACCGCCACGGCCGCACCCGCGCCGGACCGGGACCGGCCGGCCGGGAGCGCTCGGCCGTCCCGGTACCTGGACGTCGCGGCGCGATCGCTGTCCCGGCTGACCGACGTGGGCCCCATGGGGCTCTGGGCCGCGACGCGAGCGGCCGACGGGCAGTACACGGCGCTGCGGGTCACGACTCGCGACGGTGAGAGCCTCGACCGCCCGCCGGCCGCCCGGTGGGCGGACTCGGTCTGCTTCCGGATGGTGAAGGGCATCGGGCCCCGGGTCACCCCCGACATCCGCACCGAACCCGGTTACGCCGACTCCGTGCTCGGTCACGAGACCGGCACCCGCGGCTACGCCGGCGCGCCCGTCGTCACGCCGAACGGGATGCTCGTCGGCTCACTGTGCGGTGTCAGCTTCGCGCCGCTGTCGACCGTCCAACTGCGCGAGGTCGCGCGGTGGCGCTCGGTCGTGGAGGCGCACGCCGACCTGCTGGGCGTGGAGTTCCAGGCCGAACTCGACCGCATGGACGAGGCGCGCGACCACGACCGCGACGACGCCCTGCGCAGCCGCGACAAGCTGACCGGCCTGCCCGACCGCCGCGGTTGGGCGTTGCTGCTCACGCGCGAGGACGAGCGCTGCGCCGCCGTCGCCGAGCCGCTCGGCGTGGTCGTCGTCAGCCTGGACGGTGCGCGGACGGCTCGCGCGTTGCGGCGCGGCGTGGCGGCGCTGCGCGAGGTCGTCACCGACGACCGGCCGGTCGTCCGGCTCGGCGGGCGGCAGTTCGGCGTCCTGGCGCCGGGCTCGACCACGCGAACGGTGCGGACGCTGTCGGCGCAGGTCGAGGACGCGTTGGGCGGAACCGGCCTGCGCCCGACGAGCGGGTGGGCGATGCGCGCCGACGGCACCGGGGCGTGCGGCGCGTGGCGCGCGGCCGAGCAGAGCCAGCTCGTCGCTCGGCGCGTGGCGAGAATGCCGTGA
- the trhA gene encoding PAQR family membrane homeostasis protein TrhA, whose amino-acid sequence MTTVEPGASGPVAAIAHAVAELKPRLRGWLHAYAALVSLASGAALVATAASLRGGVAALVTAVYCATVTMLFGTSALYHRLSWSPTAQRVMKRLDHSMIFVFIAGTYTPIAALTLPEGAMVAVLIAVWAGAALGVSLQLVWPSSPRWLSAPCYIALGWVAAFVFPDLLHNSGVAAFVLIAAGGVVYTVGGVVYALKRPNPWPGVFGFHEVFHLCTLVAALCHYVAIWFAVFA is encoded by the coding sequence ATGACGACCGTCGAGCCTGGCGCCTCCGGACCCGTTGCGGCGATCGCCCATGCGGTCGCCGAGCTGAAACCGCGCCTGCGCGGCTGGCTGCACGCCTACGCCGCGCTCGTCTCGCTCGCGAGCGGCGCGGCGCTCGTCGCCACGGCGGCGTCGCTGCGCGGCGGCGTCGCTGCCCTCGTCACGGCCGTCTACTGCGCGACGGTCACCATGCTGTTCGGGACGTCCGCCCTCTATCACCGGCTGTCGTGGAGCCCGACCGCCCAGCGGGTGATGAAGCGCCTCGACCACTCGATGATCTTCGTGTTCATCGCCGGCACCTACACGCCGATCGCTGCGCTCACCCTGCCCGAGGGGGCGATGGTCGCGGTGCTGATCGCGGTCTGGGCCGGGGCCGCGCTCGGCGTCTCGCTGCAGCTCGTCTGGCCGTCGTCGCCGCGCTGGCTGTCCGCGCCGTGCTACATCGCGCTCGGCTGGGTCGCGGCCTTCGTCTTCCCCGATCTGTTGCACAACTCCGGCGTCGCCGCCTTCGTCCTCATCGCCGCCGGTGGCGTCGTCTACACCGTGGGCGGCGTCGTGTACGCGCTGAAGCGACCGAACCCCTGGCCCGGCGTCTTCGGCTTCCACGAGGTCTTCCACCTCTGCACGCTCGTCGCGGCCCTGTGCCACTACGTCGCGATCTGGTTCGCCGTCTTCGCCTGA
- a CDS encoding helix-turn-helix transcriptional regulator: MSEPINGSVLISTRFPPGGELAAAARRVAASESVVVVVETATRHILVASRRAVAFLCGNGGAVVDHDVFEFMIDRVPHEARALFLAGRITGYDTRSTRMRTGRGPVDVALSVRCFAGQPPRSWVQLSIRQLRPAAGPGSSPALAGRQGPTQPVYGTADGAYDVAQLSASAVSLFGVPVADIVGTTLLTLVAEPDRPVLMRAISDAALTGTVATATVGAIHHGAGAAGSAEAVPCRFTALPLQPAPGCAFVFVPVDSAVSDAQAALDLGGLVGGSGVDRLAGAPRGTNTRPPVAGYADLTPRELDVVDRLVAGDRVPAIARALFVSQSTVRTHVAAAARKLGARDQQELIDLFRGRS; this comes from the coding sequence ATGAGCGAGCCCATAAACGGCTCGGTCCTGATCTCGACCCGCTTCCCACCCGGCGGCGAGCTCGCGGCCGCCGCCCGCCGGGTGGCCGCGAGCGAATCCGTCGTGGTCGTCGTCGAGACGGCGACGCGCCACATCCTCGTCGCCAGCAGACGCGCCGTGGCGTTCCTGTGCGGGAACGGGGGTGCGGTGGTCGACCATGACGTGTTCGAGTTCATGATCGACCGCGTGCCGCACGAGGCACGTGCCTTGTTCCTCGCCGGACGCATCACCGGCTACGACACGCGCTCCACCCGGATGCGCACCGGACGAGGGCCGGTCGACGTCGCGCTGTCGGTCCGGTGCTTCGCGGGCCAGCCGCCGCGCAGCTGGGTACAGCTCTCGATCCGCCAGCTGCGCCCGGCCGCCGGCCCGGGCTCGTCCCCCGCTCTCGCCGGCCGGCAGGGCCCGACGCAGCCGGTGTACGGGACCGCCGACGGCGCGTACGACGTCGCCCAGCTCAGCGCGTCCGCGGTGTCGCTGTTCGGCGTGCCGGTCGCCGACATCGTCGGCACGACGCTGCTGACCCTCGTCGCCGAACCCGACCGGCCGGTGCTGATGCGCGCGATATCCGACGCCGCGCTGACCGGCACCGTGGCGACCGCGACCGTCGGGGCCATCCACCACGGTGCCGGTGCGGCCGGCTCCGCCGAGGCCGTGCCCTGCCGCTTCACCGCCCTGCCGTTGCAGCCGGCGCCGGGCTGCGCGTTCGTCTTCGTCCCGGTCGACAGCGCGGTGTCCGACGCGCAGGCCGCGCTCGACCTGGGCGGCCTCGTGGGCGGATCCGGTGTCGACCGGCTCGCGGGCGCACCGCGCGGCACGAACACCCGGCCCCCGGTCGCGGGATACGCCGATCTCACCCCGCGCGAGCTGGACGTGGTCGACCGCCTGGTCGCCGGCGACCGGGTGCCCGCGATCGCCCGCGCGCTGTTCGTGAGCCAGAGCACGGTGCGCACCCACGTCGCCGCGGCCGCCCGCAAGCTCGGCGCGCGCGACCAGCAGGAGCTGATCGACCTGTTCCGCGGACGTTCCTGA
- a CDS encoding glycosyltransferase — translation MDSPVLGLALLNTAAFLLCVTFLVYVGLIMAPYLRRQDNPPGCRDEYAWHYIVPCLDEEPVVAGTVAHLVADFPEATFWCVDDGSGDGTGAVLARLAEQHPQVRLVSRRAPEARQGKGAALNAAWRAIAASVPPGVDRDKVVVGVLDADARLDRWCPDVICGPAAFGDPEVSAVQIQVRVTCDPDAVLGTDLDRLADGARRPTDDPLLVRLQDLEFSGPIAAMQLLRQRAGSVGMGGNGQFTRLSALDRIALEFGTPWHGALLEDFELGLHLLLTGTRTAYCHDTAVAQAGLTELRPLLRQRCRWAQGGMQCARYLRAVFCSPQVPLPAALEIAYYLYVPWSQLLGSVVFPAAIGLDVWYAVHTAGGAPAWWAAGAWGVLPLALLFGVLPHIVWGPIYRSRSANPIGRGRAVLLGVANVAYGYVLQAAVWWALARLLRRRRDWQKTSHAAADSGSALATVAALPPAAVVPVARRPLPYPTGGAR, via the coding sequence GTGGATAGCCCCGTCCTGGGCCTCGCCCTGCTGAACACCGCGGCGTTCCTGCTCTGCGTGACCTTCCTCGTCTACGTCGGGCTCATCATGGCGCCCTACCTGCGCCGGCAGGACAACCCGCCGGGGTGCCGCGACGAGTACGCCTGGCACTACATCGTTCCGTGCCTGGACGAGGAACCCGTCGTCGCGGGCACCGTCGCGCATCTCGTGGCGGACTTTCCCGAGGCCACGTTCTGGTGTGTCGACGACGGGTCGGGCGACGGCACCGGCGCCGTCCTCGCCCGCCTCGCCGAGCAGCACCCGCAGGTCCGGCTGGTGAGCCGGCGGGCGCCCGAGGCCCGGCAGGGCAAGGGTGCCGCGCTCAACGCCGCGTGGCGCGCGATCGCCGCGTCCGTCCCGCCCGGGGTGGACCGCGACAAGGTCGTCGTCGGCGTGCTGGACGCCGACGCCCGGCTCGACCGCTGGTGCCCCGACGTCATCTGCGGCCCGGCAGCGTTCGGCGACCCCGAGGTCAGTGCGGTCCAGATCCAGGTGCGGGTCACGTGCGACCCCGACGCGGTGCTCGGCACCGACCTCGACCGGCTCGCCGACGGGGCGCGCCGACCCACCGACGACCCGCTCCTCGTCCGGCTGCAGGATCTCGAGTTCAGCGGCCCGATCGCGGCCATGCAGCTGCTGCGCCAGCGCGCGGGCAGCGTCGGCATGGGCGGCAACGGCCAGTTCACCCGGCTGTCGGCCCTCGACCGCATCGCGCTCGAGTTCGGCACGCCCTGGCACGGCGCCCTGCTCGAGGACTTCGAGCTCGGCCTGCACCTGCTGCTCACCGGCACCCGGACGGCGTACTGCCACGACACCGCGGTGGCGCAGGCCGGCCTCACCGAGCTGCGGCCGTTGCTGCGGCAGCGTTGCCGGTGGGCACAAGGCGGCATGCAGTGCGCGCGGTACCTGCGCGCAGTGTTCTGCTCACCGCAGGTCCCGCTCCCGGCCGCGCTCGAGATCGCCTACTACCTCTACGTCCCGTGGTCCCAACTGCTGGGCAGCGTGGTGTTCCCGGCCGCGATCGGCCTCGACGTGTGGTACGCCGTGCACACCGCGGGCGGCGCCCCGGCGTGGTGGGCGGCCGGCGCATGGGGCGTGCTGCCGCTCGCCCTCCTGTTCGGCGTGCTGCCCCACATCGTGTGGGGCCCGATCTACCGCTCCCGCTCGGCCAACCCGATCGGGCGCGGCCGCGCGGTGCTGCTCGGCGTCGCGAACGTCGCCTACGGCTACGTGCTGCAGGCGGCGGTCTGGTGGGCGCTGGCGCGGCTGCTGCGCCGCCGCCGGGACTGGCAGAAGACGAGCCACGCCGCGGCCGACTCCGGGAGCGCCCTCGCGACCGTCGCCGCCCTCCCGCCGGCGGCCGTCGTCCCGGTCGCCCGCCGACCCCTCCCCTACCCGACCGGGGGTGCCCGATGA
- a CDS encoding thioredoxin domain-containing protein, whose protein sequence is MTNRLAGSTSPYLRQHAENPVDWFEWGEEAFAEARRRDVPILLSVGYSACHWCHVMAHESFEDDAVAALMNEHFVSVKVDREERPDIDAVYMDATTAMTGHGGWPMTCLLTPDGAPFYCGTYFPRDHFGRLLQAIAQAWAADRGEVVAAGQRVVDALTQQSAALTGGTALPSTDELDQAAATLVGQFDREHGGFGGAPKFPPSMVLEFLLRASARNRDDELTTVADRTFDAMARGGMYDQLAGGFARYSVDAAWVVPHFEKMLYDNALLLRSYLHWWRVSGSGLAERVARETADFLLRDLRTPQGGFAAALDADTDGVEGLTYAWTPAQLAEVLGPADADRAAEVFGVTADGTFEHGSSTLQLPVDVDPAVRDDLRTRLFAARSTRPQPARDDKVVTAWNGLAVAALAEAGVLFDERRYLDAALACGHLLLDVHRVDGRLRRASRDGLVGDAMGVAEDYGDLAEGLLALHQATADAQWLAAAGELLDIALDRFAADDGGFHDTADDAEQLMRRPRDPTDNATPAGSSAVAAALLTHAALTGSTRHRSAGERALAVVGEVAVRQPRFFGWSLAAAEGVAAGPVQVAIVGEPGGGPLQETAWRLRPPGAVVVSGEPDAPGQPLLADRPLVSGGAAAYVCRGMVCDLPVTTVADLERTLRATR, encoded by the coding sequence ATGACCAATCGCCTGGCGGGCTCGACCTCGCCCTACCTGCGCCAGCACGCCGAGAACCCGGTCGACTGGTTCGAGTGGGGTGAGGAGGCATTCGCCGAGGCGAGGCGTCGGGACGTGCCGATCCTGCTGTCGGTCGGGTACTCCGCCTGCCATTGGTGTCACGTGATGGCGCACGAGTCGTTCGAGGACGACGCCGTGGCGGCGCTCATGAACGAGCACTTCGTGAGCGTGAAGGTCGATCGCGAGGAACGGCCCGACATCGACGCGGTCTACATGGACGCGACGACGGCGATGACCGGGCACGGCGGCTGGCCGATGACCTGCCTGCTCACCCCGGACGGCGCGCCCTTCTACTGCGGGACGTACTTCCCGCGCGACCACTTCGGCCGGCTGCTGCAGGCCATCGCGCAGGCCTGGGCGGCCGACCGTGGCGAGGTCGTGGCGGCCGGCCAGCGGGTGGTCGACGCCCTCACCCAGCAGTCGGCCGCGCTCACGGGCGGGACGGCGCTGCCGTCGACCGACGAGCTCGACCAGGCAGCCGCGACCCTGGTCGGGCAGTTCGACCGCGAGCACGGCGGTTTCGGCGGAGCGCCCAAGTTCCCGCCGTCGATGGTGTTGGAGTTTCTTTTGCGCGCTTCCGCGCGGAACCGCGACGACGAGCTGACGACGGTCGCCGACCGGACGTTCGACGCCATGGCGCGGGGCGGCATGTACGACCAGCTGGCCGGTGGTTTCGCCCGCTACTCCGTCGATGCCGCCTGGGTGGTGCCGCACTTCGAGAAGATGCTCTACGACAACGCGTTGCTGCTGCGCAGCTACCTGCACTGGTGGCGAGTGAGCGGGTCCGGCCTCGCCGAGCGCGTCGCCCGCGAGACCGCGGACTTCCTGCTGCGCGACCTGCGTACCCCGCAGGGCGGCTTCGCCGCCGCCCTGGACGCCGACACCGACGGGGTCGAGGGCCTCACCTACGCCTGGACGCCCGCCCAGCTCGCCGAGGTGCTCGGCCCGGCCGACGCCGACCGGGCCGCGGAGGTGTTCGGCGTGACGGCGGACGGCACCTTCGAGCACGGGTCGTCGACGCTCCAGCTGCCCGTGGACGTCGACCCCGCGGTGCGTGACGACCTGCGCACCCGGCTGTTCGCGGCCCGCTCGACGCGTCCGCAACCGGCCCGCGACGACAAGGTGGTGACGGCGTGGAACGGCCTCGCCGTCGCGGCGCTGGCCGAGGCCGGGGTGCTGTTCGACGAACGCCGCTACCTCGACGCGGCGCTCGCGTGCGGGCACCTGCTGCTCGACGTGCACCGCGTCGACGGGCGGCTGCGTCGGGCGTCGCGCGACGGCCTCGTCGGCGACGCGATGGGGGTTGCCGAGGACTACGGCGATCTCGCCGAGGGTCTGCTCGCGCTGCACCAGGCGACGGCGGACGCGCAGTGGCTCGCGGCGGCGGGCGAGCTCCTCGACATCGCGCTCGACCGGTTCGCCGCCGACGACGGCGGCTTCCACGACACCGCCGACGACGCCGAGCAGCTGATGCGACGTCCCCGCGACCCCACCGACAACGCGACGCCGGCCGGCTCGTCGGCCGTGGCCGCGGCGTTGCTGACCCATGCCGCGCTGACCGGCTCGACGCGACACCGGTCGGCGGGGGAGCGGGCGCTCGCCGTCGTCGGCGAGGTCGCCGTTCGACAGCCGCGGTTCTTCGGCTGGTCACTGGCCGCCGCCGAGGGAGTGGCCGCCGGCCCGGTGCAGGTCGCGATCGTCGGCGAGCCCGGTGGTGGCCCGCTGCAGGAGACTGCGTGGCGGCTCCGCCCGCCCGGCGCCGTCGTCGTGTCGGGCGAGCCGGACGCTCCGGGGCAGCCGTTGCTCGCCGACCGGCCGCTGGTGTCAGGCGGTGCCGCCGCCTACGTGTGCCGGGGGATGGTGTGCGACCTCCCCGTCACCACCGTGGCGGACCTGGAGCGGACGTTGCGCGCCACCCGATGA
- a CDS encoding isoprenyl transferase, giving the protein MGVRDAVYAVYERRLRSHLDGLPVPRHVAIMVDGNRRWARAAGFDDVSHGHVAGAQHITNLLQWCSEAGVAHVTIWLLSTDNLRRPAEELEPLLQIIGGVADELAAPSTPWRVKAVGALDLLPGAMAERLKRAEEATATRDGLTVNIAVGYGGRREIADAVRSLLQEHAAKGGTLEELAEIIDVDHIAEHLYTKGQPDPDLVIRTSGEQRLGGFLLWQSVHSEFYFCDALWPDFRRIDFYRALRDYGTRQRRFGK; this is encoded by the coding sequence GTGGGAGTGCGCGACGCGGTCTACGCCGTGTACGAACGACGCCTCCGCTCGCATCTGGACGGGCTGCCCGTCCCGCGGCACGTCGCGATCATGGTCGACGGCAACCGGCGCTGGGCGCGTGCCGCCGGCTTCGACGACGTCAGCCACGGTCACGTCGCCGGCGCGCAGCACATCACCAACCTGCTGCAGTGGTGCAGTGAGGCCGGCGTCGCCCACGTGACGATCTGGCTGCTGTCCACCGACAACCTGCGCCGACCCGCCGAGGAGCTCGAACCGCTGCTGCAGATCATCGGCGGGGTGGCCGACGAGCTGGCCGCACCGAGCACGCCGTGGCGGGTCAAGGCGGTCGGGGCGCTCGACCTGCTGCCCGGCGCGATGGCCGAGCGGCTCAAGCGCGCCGAGGAGGCCACGGCCACCCGTGACGGCCTGACCGTCAACATCGCCGTCGGCTACGGCGGGCGGCGCGAGATCGCCGACGCCGTCCGCTCGCTGCTGCAGGAGCACGCGGCCAAGGGCGGCACCCTCGAGGAGCTGGCCGAGATCATCGACGTTGACCACATCGCCGAGCACCTGTACACGAAGGGCCAGCCCGACCCCGACCTGGTGATCCGGACGTCCGGCGAGCAGCGTCTCGGCGGGTTCCTGCTCTGGCAGTCGGTCCATTCCGAGTTCTACTTCTGCGACGCGCTGTGGCCCGACTTCCGGCGCATCGACTTCTACCGCGCGCTGCGCGACTACGGCACCCGGCAGCGTCGGTTCGGCAAGTGA